One part of the Bacteroidota bacterium genome encodes these proteins:
- a CDS encoding cytochrome C, whose product MKTKYIYSSLTILAVAFLLFSAFTSRSHLTSDSTSKVIKFSHELHSSVMECADCHTGITTATSLNQRMLPEKSVCASCHDVENSDKCGTCHYEDVYEPLKQKTSGLIFNHAFHLKNAPLAKNGEKCLGCHKDVNLSTGVEIRGKYNPTMEACWTCHAETKLATNACEACHISTASLIPQTHKLAEFSTRHKFAAMAPGANCMMCHDNSTCQDCHLANSVMTEGNTGESFYKPSEGSNFTDGAKVQKLSRVHDLNYRFSHGIDFKGKASDCQTCHQTETFCSTCHNQKGGDFAQAGFVPYSHTKTNFVMIGVGSGGGEHALLAKRDLGSCASCHDASGADPVCVQCHNDADGIKGTNPKTHLSGFMRSENGDWHKDMNSVCYNCHTDANAKPNGITGIGFCGYCHK is encoded by the coding sequence ATGAAAACAAAATATATTTACTCAAGTCTGACGATCCTTGCTGTTGCGTTTCTGCTCTTTTCGGCTTTTACTTCAAGAAGCCACCTGACTTCAGATTCAACATCAAAGGTCATCAAATTTTCACACGAGCTCCATTCATCAGTAATGGAATGTGCGGATTGCCATACCGGAATAACAACCGCTACTTCTCTTAACCAAAGAATGCTGCCCGAGAAATCAGTCTGCGCAAGCTGCCACGATGTCGAAAATTCCGACAAATGCGGCACATGCCACTACGAAGATGTTTACGAACCTCTTAAACAAAAAACATCAGGCCTTATTTTCAACCACGCTTTTCATCTTAAAAATGCTCCTCTTGCAAAAAATGGAGAGAAGTGTCTCGGATGTCATAAAGATGTGAACCTTTCAACAGGCGTCGAAATAAGAGGGAAATACAATCCGACAATGGAAGCCTGCTGGACATGTCACGCAGAAACCAAACTTGCTACCAATGCATGTGAAGCCTGCCACATCTCCACTGCAAGTCTGATTCCTCAGACCCACAAGCTTGCTGAATTCTCGACCAGACACAAATTTGCTGCCATGGCTCCTGGAGCCAACTGCATGATGTGCCACGATAATTCAACATGCCAGGATTGCCATCTTGCCAATTCAGTTATGACGGAAGGCAATACAGGCGAAAGTTTCTACAAACCAAGCGAAGGAAGCAATTTCACCGATGGAGCAAAGGTTCAAAAACTTTCCAGAGTGCACGATCTTAACTACAGATTCTCCCATGGAATCGATTTTAAGGGAAAAGCCTCTGATTGTCAGACCTGCCACCAGACTGAAACTTTCTGCTCTACCTGCCACAACCAAAAAGGCGGCGATTTTGCTCAGGCAGGGTTCGTCCCCTACTCCCATACAAAAACCAATTTTGTTATGATTGGTGTTGGCTCGGGTGGTGGTGAACATGCACTGCTGGCTAAAAGAGACCTTGGTTCATGTGCTTCCTGCCACGATGCATCAGGTGCTGATCCTGTCTGTGTACAGTGTCATAACGATGCTGACGGTATCAAAGGAACCAATCCGAAAACTCACCTTTCCGGATTCATGAGAAGCGAAAATGGAGACTGGCATAAAGACATGAATTCAGTCTGCTACAATTGTCACACTGATGCAAACGCAAAACCTAACGGAATAACCGGTATAGGATTCTGCGGTTATTGCCATAAATAA